Below is a window of Pseudoalteromonas undina DNA.
GAAATTTACGAAAGCGCGCAGTTTTTATATATATTAGTAGCAGCAAGCTTATTCTCAGATTATCCACGTGAAACGCGTATTGATTACATCAAACGTTTTTACGATGCGGTTTCACTATTTAAAATTTCTTTACCTACACCAATTATGTCGGGTGTGCGTACGCCAACGCGTCAGTTTAGCTCATGTGTACTGATTGAGTGTGGCGACAGCTTAGATTCAATTAATGCGACTTCATCAGCCATTGTTAAATACGTTTCTCAACGTGCTGGTATTGGTATAAATGCCGGACGTATTCGTGCATTAGGTAGCCCTATTCGTAACGGCGAAGCGTACCACACAGGCTGTATTCCGTTTTATAAGCACTTTCAAACAGCGGTTAAAAGCTGTTCGCAAGGCGGTGTACGTGGCGGTGCAGCTACTTTATTCTACCCGCTTTGGCACTTAGAAGTAGAAAATCTGCTGGTACTTAAAAATAACCGTGGTGTTGATGATAACCGCGTACGTCATCTAGATTATGGTGTGCAGTTTAATAAACTAATGTATTCTCGTTTAATTAAAGACGATTACATTACCTTATTTAGCCCTTCAGACGTGCCGGGCCTTTACGATGCATTCTTTGAAGATCAAGATGAATTTGATGCACTTTATGTAAAATATGAGCAAGACGAGTCAATTCGTAAAAAACGCATTAAAGCCATTGAACTGTTTTCTATGTTTGCTCAAGAACGTGCCAGCACCGGTCGTATTTACTTGCAGAACGTTGACCACTGTAATACACACAGTCCGTTTATCTCAAAAGTGGCGCCTATACGTCAATCTAACTTATGTTTAGAAATTGCGTTACCGACTAAGCCTCTTAGCAACGTGAATGACGAAGAAGGTGAAATTGCACTTTGTACATTATCTGCGTTTAACTTAGGTGCCATTGAGTCTTTAGATGAACTAGAAGAGTTAGCTGAGCTTGCAGTACGTGCACTTGATAACCTACTTGATTTCCAAGACTACCCTGTACCTGCAGCTAAAAATGCCACTATGGGGCGTCGTACGCTAGGCATAGGTGTTATTAACTACGCCTATTACTTAGCTAAAAACGGTAAGCGTTATTCAGATGGCAGCGCAAATGCACTCACGCACAAAACGTTTGAAGCAATTCAGTACTACCTAATGAAGGCATCTAACGAACTTGCTAAAGAGCGTGGAGCATGTCCTAAATTTAACGAAACTACATACTCGCAAGGTATTATGCCAACCGATACGTACAAACGTGATTTAGACAAAATTTGTGATGAACCACTGCATCTTGATTGGGATACATTACGTGCCAGCATTAAAGAGCATGGTATGCGTAACTCCACGCTGAGCGCATTAATGCCATCAGAAACGTCATCGCAAATCTCAAATGCAACTAATGGCATCGAGCCACCGCGTGGTCACATTAGTGTTAAAGCAAGTAAAGACGGTATTTTAAAGCAAGTTGTTCCTGACTACGAACGCCTTAAAGATAACTACGAATTACTGTGGGATATTCCATCAAACGATGGTTACTTACAATTAGTAGGCATAATGCAGAAATTTATCGACCAAACAATTTCAGCAAATACTAATTATGATCCAAATAGATACGAAGGCGGTAGAGTACCTATGAAAGTCTTATTAAAAGACTTACTTGGTGCATACAAACTAGGTGTTAAAACACTTTACTACCATAATACCCGCGATGGCGCATCAGATGCTCAAGAAGACACTCCAGAAGTGGAAGATGATGATTGTGCAGGCGGCGCGTGTAAAATTTAATAGTTAAACTTAAAGCGGGCGCCTTGCCCGCTTTGTCCTGATAGTCTTAGTGATAGTTTTTTGAGTGATAAACATGTCTTATACTACTTTTAGCAGAAATCATAATAACCAAATGCAAGAGCCAATGTTTTTTGGTCAAACCGTTAACGTGTCACGTTACGATCAACAAAAATACCCTATTTTTGAAAAACTAATTGAAAAACAATTGTCTTTCTTTTGGCGACCTGAAGAAGTTGATGTAAGTAAAGACCGTTTAGACTTTCAAGCGCTTCCCGAACACGAAAAGCATATATTTTTAAGCAACTTAAAATACCAAACGTTGCTTGATAGTGTTCAAGGCCGCTCACCTAACGTAGCATTACTTCCTATCGTATCAATTCCTGAACTAGAAACATGGATTGAGACATGGGCGTTTAGTGAAACTATTCATAGTCGTTCGTACACCCATATTATTCGTAACGTAACTCAAGCGCCTGAACTCATTTTTGATGATATTGTTAGCAATGACAAAATTAGTGAGCGTGCCGATGCGGTAACTACTTATTATGATGACCTAATCAATTCTGTATCGCTTTACAACCTATACGGTGAAGGCAAACACGAAATTAATGGCCAAACCGTGGTAGTTAATTTATTTGAGCTGAAAAAGAAATTGTACCTGGCAATGATGTCAGTGAACATTTTAGAAGCCATTCGCTTTTATGTGAGTTTTGCCTGTTCATTTGCGTTTGCCGAGCGTGAATTGATGGAAGGTAATGCTAAAATTATAAAGCTTATTGCCCGCGATGAAGCACTTCACCTTTCAGGTACTCAGCATATTTTAAATATCATGCAAGATGGCAAAGATGACCCTGAAATGGCGATTGTTGCCGCACAATGCCGTGAAGAAGCAATTAAGATGTTTGTTGAAGCCGCAGAGCAAGAAAAAGAATGGGCCGAGTACCTATTCAAAGATGGCTCGATGATTGGTTTGAATAAACACATTCTATGTCAGTACGTTGAATATATTACCAATGCGCGTATGACCGCGATTGGTCTGCCTGCACAGTTTGAAAACAACAGTAACCCTATTCCATGGATCAACTCATGGTTAGTGTCGGATAACGTGCAAGTTGCTCCCCAAGAAGCCGAAATAAGCTCATACTTAGTTGGTCAGATTGATTCACAAGTAGATGCCGATGAATTTGGTGACTTTGATTTATAATGACTGATAGAACGACTGCAAGTATCATGCTTGCAGATAACAGCCAGCGCATTGATTTTGCCGCTGGCTGCCCTTCTCTTTTACATTGCCTAGAATCGAATAAGATTGATGCCGCTTACCAATGCCGTGAGGGATATTGCGGTGCGTGTCGAGCAACACTTGTCTCTGGTGAAGTTAATTATAATGAAGAGCCGTTAGCGTTTGTTCGCGATGGTG
It encodes the following:
- the nrdA gene encoding class 1a ribonucleoside-diphosphate reductase subunit alpha, which produces MNQQLSVSKRDGRKEPLDLDKIHRVIEWAAEGLNNVSVSQVELKSHIQFYDGIRTKDIHETIIKAAADQISKESPDYQYLAARLAVFHLRKKAYGQFEPPRLFDHVTNMVEQKRYDAHLLVDYTEQELDELDTYLDHSRDLNFSYAAVKQLEGKYLVQNRVTGEIYESAQFLYILVAASLFSDYPRETRIDYIKRFYDAVSLFKISLPTPIMSGVRTPTRQFSSCVLIECGDSLDSINATSSAIVKYVSQRAGIGINAGRIRALGSPIRNGEAYHTGCIPFYKHFQTAVKSCSQGGVRGGAATLFYPLWHLEVENLLVLKNNRGVDDNRVRHLDYGVQFNKLMYSRLIKDDYITLFSPSDVPGLYDAFFEDQDEFDALYVKYEQDESIRKKRIKAIELFSMFAQERASTGRIYLQNVDHCNTHSPFISKVAPIRQSNLCLEIALPTKPLSNVNDEEGEIALCTLSAFNLGAIESLDELEELAELAVRALDNLLDFQDYPVPAAKNATMGRRTLGIGVINYAYYLAKNGKRYSDGSANALTHKTFEAIQYYLMKASNELAKERGACPKFNETTYSQGIMPTDTYKRDLDKICDEPLHLDWDTLRASIKEHGMRNSTLSALMPSETSSQISNATNGIEPPRGHISVKASKDGILKQVVPDYERLKDNYELLWDIPSNDGYLQLVGIMQKFIDQTISANTNYDPNRYEGGRVPMKVLLKDLLGAYKLGVKTLYYHNTRDGASDAQEDTPEVEDDDCAGGACKI
- the nrdB gene encoding class Ia ribonucleoside-diphosphate reductase subunit beta, producing MSYTTFSRNHNNQMQEPMFFGQTVNVSRYDQQKYPIFEKLIEKQLSFFWRPEEVDVSKDRLDFQALPEHEKHIFLSNLKYQTLLDSVQGRSPNVALLPIVSIPELETWIETWAFSETIHSRSYTHIIRNVTQAPELIFDDIVSNDKISERADAVTTYYDDLINSVSLYNLYGEGKHEINGQTVVVNLFELKKKLYLAMMSVNILEAIRFYVSFACSFAFAERELMEGNAKIIKLIARDEALHLSGTQHILNIMQDGKDDPEMAIVAAQCREEAIKMFVEAAEQEKEWAEYLFKDGSMIGLNKHILCQYVEYITNARMTAIGLPAQFENNSNPIPWINSWLVSDNVQVAPQEAEISSYLVGQIDSQVDADEFGDFDL
- the yfaE gene encoding class I ribonucleotide reductase maintenance protein YfaE, whose amino-acid sequence is MTDRTTASIMLADNSQRIDFAAGCPSLLHCLESNKIDAAYQCREGYCGACRATLVSGEVNYNEEPLAFVRDGEILLCCCKPNGDISINLK